The genomic stretch GAAATCTGGCAAGAGCTGGTGACGTTTACATGTATCGGTCGGGGCGCGCTCCCCTGTTATTGATCAAAAATACGCGATCTTGAATTAAGCTGTATAGCGAATCGGTTAATGCATGAAATATTGATCCACAATTTGTGATCTTGAAATTTCGGCTCAATAAAGAGCGACACGCTTTGCTGATTTCTGGAGACGACGCAGATGGCTGATGACGGCTTTCTTGAGATGCCCCTTGGGGCGGGCCGGAGCCCGCTTCGTCACGTTCGCTTTCAGATCTGCGTTGAGCATCTCTTCTGGATTGAGATCCGGACTGTACGACGGCAGGCAGAACACCTCGATCTTGTCGACGTGCTCGGCGTTGTTGCATAAATCGAGCGAGATCCGTTGACGTTTACGCGCAACGGTCGCTGGGCCAGCCCCCTATCAAGTCAGATTCCAGAGTAACTGCCTCATTTCGCCAAGAAAATGCGCAAGGACATACAACAAGACAGGTGAGCCGAAGGCCAGGCTACCGTGTCAGGAATTGGGCGGCCTATAATGCAGGCCTGATCAACCGGAGGAACGTAACAATATGGATAGATGAAGCCATCCTTGCCAGAATACCCGATGCCATACCCACACGTGGTCTCCCGTGTCTATGCGGCACTAGGCGTTGTTGCATAAATCGAGTGTGAGGATGCAATAGCATTTACGGGCATAATTTTAGGCAATACGAACTGATTGCGGACGAGCGAGGTCCGCCATACGGTTGATGACTCCGACGCGAATAGAGACCTCGGTCGCCTGCGAGTCGATGTGACGCGCCCAGAGACAGTTGCGGGTGAGGGTCTTGAACCGATACATCGCATTCTCGGCAAGCGATCGCCGGTGGTAGCCACTGTGTTGCTTCCATTCTCGACGACCGTCACAGGCAATTGCATCAACCGCGCCATTACGCCACGCCGCACCGGGCATATCCGCTGGCCAATGAACGGCACCCTCGCGTGGCGGAATCGAAGGAATAGCACTGCGTGCAGCAATGGCCGCATGGCATGGCTTGGTGTCGTAGGCACCATCACCGCCGATGACATCGATTTGTTCTTCGCGTGGAATCTGGTCGAGCAACTTGGCCAGAGCGTCAGCATCAGCCACATTCTGATTCGTCATTAGCGCGGCATGCACTGGACCCGTATTCGCGTTGAGCGCGAGATGGACTTTACGCCACGTGCGCCGCTTCGAGTAGCCGTGCTGGCGCACCTTCCATTCACCTTCTCCATAGACCTTCAGACCGGTGCTGTCGACAACCAGATAGATCGGTTCATTGTCACGAAGGATCGGTAGTTCGACATCAAGCGTTTTTGCCCGGCGACAGAGCGTGGTGTAATTCGGCACCGGCAAGCTCGGGAAGGCCAGATAGCGCAGACTTTGGGTGAAACCTTGCAAGGCGCGCAACGTCCGTCGATAGACGGTCTTCACGCCAAGTAATGTCTGAATCAGCGTATCGCCGTATAGACACGGGCGACCACGTGTGGGTATGGCATCGGGTATTCTGGCAAGGACGGCTTCATCTATCCATATTGTTACGTTCCCCCGGTTGATCAGGCTTTCATTATAGGCCGCCCAATTCCTGACACGGTAGCGTGCCTTCGGCTCACCTTTTTTGTGTATGTCCTTGCGCATTTTCTTGGCAAAAATTAGGCAGTTACTCTGGAATCTGGCTTGATATTGATCCGCAATTTGTGATCAATATGGGCGTTGTTGCATAAATCGAGCGCTAGGACGCAATGGCATCGACGGGCATAATTTCAGGTAATGCGAACGGATTGCGGACGAGCGAGGTCCGCCATGCGGTTGATGACGCCGCCGCGCAGGCGACCTCGGTCGCCTGCGCGGCGATGTGACGCGCCCAGAGACAGTGGCCGGTGAGGGTCTTGAACCGATACATCGCATTCTCGGCAAGCGATCGCCGGTGGTAGCCACTGTGTTGCTTCCATTCTCGACGACCGTCACGGGCAATTGCATCAACCGCGCCATTACGCCACGCCGCACCGGGCATATCCGCTGGCCAATGAGCGGCACCCTCGCGTGGCGGAATCGAAGGAATAGCACTGCGTGCAGCAATGGCCGCATGGCATGGCTTGGTGTCGTAGGCACCGTCACCGCCGATGACATCGATTTGTTCTTCGCGTGGAATCTGGTCGAGCAACTGGGCCAGAGCGTCACCGTCAGCCACATTCTGATTCGTCATTAGCGCGGCATGCACTTGACCTGTATTCGCGTTGAGCGCGAGATGGACTTTACGCCACGTGCGCCGCTTCGAGTAGCCGTGCTGGCGCACCTTCCATTCACCTTCTCCATAGACCTTCAGACCGGTGCTGTCGACAACCAGATGGATCGGTTCATTGTCACGAAGGATCGGCAGTTCGACATCAAGCGTTTTTGCCCGGCGACAGAGCGTGGTGTAATTCGGCACCGGCAAGCTCGGGAAGGCCAAATCGCGCAGACTTTGGGTGAAACCTTACAGGGCGCGCAAGGTCAGTCGATAGACGGTCTTCACGCCAAGTAATGCCTGAATCAGCGTATCGCCGTATAGACACGGGATAGACACGGGCGACCACGTGTGGGTATGGCATCGGGTATTCTGGCAAGGACGGCTTCATCTATCCATATTGTTACGTTCCCCCGGTTGATCAGGCCTTCATTATAGGCCGCCCAATTCCTGACACGGTAGCGTGCCTTCGGCTCACCTGTCTTGTGTATGTCCTTGCGCATTTTCTTGGAAAAAAATTAGGCAGTTACTCTGGAATCTGACTTGATAGGGATCTGGCCCCGAGACTGTTGTGCGTAAACATCAATGGATCTCGCTCGATTTATGCAACAACGCCGGTTCAAGACCCTCACCGGCAACTGTCTTTGGTCGCGTCACATCGAGGCGCAGGCGACAGAGGTCTCCATTCGCGTCGGCGTCATCAACCGTATGGCGCACCTCGCTCGTCCGCCATCCGTTCGTATCGCCTGAAATTATCCCGTCGATGCTATTGCATCCTCACACTCGATTTATGCAACAACGCCGCGTTTCCGCTCTTCTCGACCGATTGTTTCCGTGCAGAATCTGCGCTATGTCCTGAATTTTCGTATCCGAATATCGCGGCCTGGCGGAGAAATTCGGATGAACGCACGGTGAAACCAAAAGTAAACGCCTGGTTAGAAATTCGCTAACTCTTTGTTCATGTTGTAAATTTTTCGCATATCGCGTATAGTTTGGCTTTGCGCCCATAGGACCTGCCATGCGTCTTATCCCCAAAGCACTCACGTTCGATGACGTGCTCCTCATCCCGGCGCTCTCCGACGTCCTGCCGTGCGACACCACCCTCAAGACCCAGCTCACCCGCAACATCGCCCTGAACATGCCGCTCGTGTCCGCTGCCATGGATACAGTGACGGAAAGCCGTCTTGCCATCGCAATGGCGCAGCAGGGTGGCGTCGGTATCGTCCACAAGAACCTCACACCCTCCGAGCAGGCGCGCGAAGTCGCCAAAGTTAAGCGTTTCGAATCCGGCGTAGTCCGCGATCCGATCACCGTGCCGCCTTCGATGAAGGTTCGCGACGTGATCATGCTGTCGCGCCAGCATGGCATTTCCGGTTTTCCGGTGGTAGAAGGCGCTCAGCTGGTAGGCATCGTCACCAACCGTGACCTGCGCTTCGAAAACCGTCTCGATGAGCCGGTCAAGTCGATCATGACGCCGCGCGAATGCTTGGTTACAGTCAAGGAAAGCACGCCGCTGGCCGAGGCCAAGGCGCTGATGCACAGCCACCGCCTCGAGCGCGTACTGGTCGTCAACGATACCTTTGAGCTGCGCGGCCTGATGACGGTCAAGGACATCACCAAACAGACTGAGCACCCGGATGCCTGCAAGGACGAGCACGGCAAACTGCGCGTGGGCGCAGCGGTCGGCGTCGGCGCTAACAACGAAGAGCGCGTCGAGCTGCTGGTGCAGGCCGGCGTCGACGTGATCGTAGTCGACACGGCCCACGGCCACAGCAAGGGCGTGCTCGAGCGCGTGCGATGGGTTAAGCAAAACTTCCCGCAGATCGAGATTATCGGCGGCAATATCGCCACCACCGCCGCCGCCAAGGCGCTGGTCGAGTACGGCGCGGATGCAGTGAAGGTCGGCATCGGCCCGGGTTCGATCTGTACCACGCGGATCGTGGCCGGCGTAGGCGTACCGCAGATCAGCGCGATCGCTAATATCTCGGAAGCGTTGCGCCACTCGGGCGTGCCCTGCATCGCCGACGGCGGCGTGCGCTTTTCGGGCGACGTGTCGAAGGCGTTGGCCGCCGGTGCGAATGCCGTGATGATGGGCAGCATGTTGGCCGGTACCGAAGAAGCGCCGGGCGATGCGTTCCTGTACCAGGGCCGCCAGTATAAGTCGTATCGTGGTATGGGCTCGGTCGGGGCGATGAAGGATGGTGCCGCCGATCGCTACTTCCAGGACAACTCCGCAAACATTGACAAGCTGGTTCCAGAAGGCATTGAAGGCCGTGTCGCTTATAAGGGTTCGGTCAACGCGATCCTTTTCCAGCTGATCGGCGGCGTGCGTGCCAGCATGGGATATTGCGGCTGCCGCACTATCGCCGAGCTGCACGACAAGGCCGAGTTCGTCCAGATCACGGTAGCCGGCATGCGCGAATCGCACGTCCATGACGTGCAGATCACCAAGGAAGCCCCTAACTACCACGTGGACTGATTGGAGGCGTTGTTGCATAAATCGAGCGCGAGGACGCAATGGCATCGACGGGCATAATTTCAGGCGATACGAACGGATTGCGGACGAGCGAGGTCCGCCATACGGTTGATGACGCCGCCGCGCAGGCGACCGAGGTCGCCTGCGCGGCGATGTGACGCGCCCAGAGACAGTGGCCGGTGAGGGTCTTGAACCGATACATCGCATTCTCGGCAAGCGATCGCCGGTGGTAGCCACTGTGTTGCTTCCATTCTCGACGACCGTCACGGGCAATTGCATCAACCGCGCCATTACGCCACGCCGCACCGGGCATATCCGCTGGCCAATGAGCGGCACCCTCGCGTGGCGGAATCGAAGGAATAGCACTGCGTGCAGCAATGGCCGCATGGCATGGCTTGGTGTCGTAGGCACCGTCACCGCCGATGACATCGATTTGTTCTTCGCGTGGAATCTGGTCGAGCAACTTGGCCAGAGCGTCACCGTCAGCCACATTCTGATTCGTCATTAGCGCGGCATGCACTTGACCTGTATTCGCGTTGAGCGCGAGATGGACTTTACGCCCCACGTGCGCCGCTTCGAGTAGCTGTGCTGGCGGCACTTTCCATGCACCTTCTCCATAGACCTTCAGACCGGTGCTGTCGACAACCAGATGGATCGGTTCGTTGTCGCGAAGGATCGGCAGTTCGACATCAAGCGTTTTTGCCCGGCGACAGAGCGTGGTGTAATTCGGCACCGGCAAGCTCGGGAAGGCCAAATCACGCAGACTTTGGGTGAAACCTCGCAGGGCGCGCAAGGTCAGTCGATAGACGGTCTTCACGCCAAGTAATGCCTGAATCAGCGTATCGCCGTATAGACACGGGCGACCACGTGTGGGTATGGCATCGGGTATTCTGGCAAGGACGGCTTCATCTATCCATATTGTTACGTTCCCCCGGTTGATCAGGCCTTCATTATAGGCCGCCCAATTCCTGACACGGTAGCGTGCCTTCGGCTCACCTGTCTTGTGTATGTCTTTGCGCATTTTCTTGGAAAAAAATTAGGCAGTTACTCTGGAATCTGACTTGATAGGGATCTGGCTCCGAGACTGTTGTGCGTAAACATCAATGGATCTCGCTCGATTTATGCAACAACGCCGAGTCACTGCCTAATTTTTCCCAAGAAAATGCGCAAAGACATACACAAGACAGGTAAGCCGAAGGCACGCTACCGTGTCAGGAATTGGGTGGCCTATAATAAAAGTCTGATCAACCGGGAGAACGTGACAATATGGATAGATGAAGCCGTCCTTGCCAGAATACCCGACGCCATACCCACCGTGTGGTCGCCCGTATCTATACGGCGATACGCTGATTCGGATATTATTTAACGTGAAGACCGTCTATCGACTGACCTTGCGCGCCCTGCGAGGTTTCACCCAAAGTCTGCGTGATTTGGCCTTCCCGAGCTTGCCGGTGCCGAATTACACCACGCTCTGTCGCCGGGCAAAAACGCTTGATGTCGAACTGCCGATCCTTCGCGACAACGAACCGATCCATCTGGTTGTCGACAGCACCGGTCTGAAGGTCTATGGAGAAGGTGCATGGAAAGTGCCGCCAGCACAGCTACTCGAAGCGGCGCACGTGGGGCGTAAAGTCCATCTCGCGCTCAACGCGAATACAGGTCAAGTGCATGCCGCGCTAATGACGAATCAGAATGTGGCTGACGGTGACGCTCTGGCCAAGTTGCTCGACCAGATTCCACGCGAAGAACAAATCGATGTCATCGGCGGTGACGGTGCCTACGACACCAAGCCATGCCATGCGGCCATTGCTGCACGCAGTGCTATTCCTTCGATTCCGCCACGCGAGGGTGCCGCTCATTGGCCAGCGGATATGCCCGGTGCGGCGTGGCGTAATGGCGCGGTTGATGCAATTGCCCGTGACGGTCGTCGAGAATGGAAGCAACACAGTGGCTACCACCGGCGATCGCTTGCCGAGAATGCGATGTATCGGTTCAAGACGCGCACCGGCAACCGTCTCTGGGCGCGTCAGCGTCATCAACCCCATGGCGGATCTCGCTGCCCGCAATCCGTTCGTATCGCCTGAAATTATGCCCGTCGATGCCATTGCGTCCTCACGCTCGATTTATTGATCCGCAATTTGCGATTTTCATTCTTAAAATCACGAATTGCGGTTCAATAGAACACCCCTGTGCAAATTTTGGCTCAGGCCTGGCTAATCCTACCGACCGAGCTCTAGCCCATTGAGCAGCAGTATATTGTACTTCACCTTGAAACCGCTACTTCTTCGTCGAAACAATCGAACTTCTCCGTGCAAATTCTGATCGCTACCGTTGCTGCTTATTTGATCGGCTCGGTGTCGTTCGCCGTCGTCGTCAGCGCCTTGATGGGCATCGCTGATCCGCGTTCCTATGGCTCAAAGAACCCCGGCACAACTAACGTACTGCGCAGTGGCAATAAGAAAGCCGCAATCCTTACCCTACTCGGCGACGCCTTCAAGGGCTGGCTAGCAGTCTGGCTGGTGCGGCACTTCTGGATCGGCAGCGAGACTGGCGTGGCACTGGCCTCGATCGACGTGTTCCTCGGCCACCTATACCCGATTTTTTTCCGCTTCCAGGGCGGAAAGGGCGTGGCCACGGCTGCCGGCGTACTGCTAGCAATTTTGCCGGCGCTCGGCATCGCTATCCTGCTGAGCTGGCTGGTGATCGTATTCTGCTTCCGCTATGCTTCCTTCGCGGCCCTGGTAGCGGCCGTGTTCGCGCCGATCTTTGACGTCTGGCTGTGTGGCACACGCGGCAATCCGGCTGCCTGGGCTGTGCTGGCCATGAGCCTGCTGCTGATTTGGCGCCACCGAGCCAATATCTCGAAGCTGCTGAAGGGCCAGGAAAGCCGCATCGGCGACAAGAAGCCGACCGAGCTGACGAGCAGCGTCTGACACGGCCCGCGCCCATGGGGGTTATTGCATAAAAATTTATGCGCCATGGCGTTGTTGCATAAATCGAGCGTGAGGACGCAATGGCATCGACGGGCATAATTTCAAGCGATACGAACGGATTGCGGACGAGCGAGGTCCGCCATGCGGTTGATGAACGCCGACGCGAGCGGGGTGACCGCGGGTCGCCTGCGCGTCGATGTGACGCGCCCAGAAACAGTTTCCGGTGAGGGTCTTGAACCGATACATCGCATTCTCGGCAAGCGATCGCCTGTGGTAGCCACTGTCTTGCTGCCATTCTCGACGACCGTCACGGGCAATTGCATCAACCGCGCTTACGCCACGCCGCACCGGGCATATCCGCTGGCCAATGAGCGGCACCCTCGCGTGGCGGAATCGAAGGAATAGCACTGCGTGCAGCAATGACCGCATGGCATGGCTTGGTGTCGTAGTCACCGTCGCCGACGGTGACATCGATTTATTTGTCGCGTGGAATCTGGCCGAGCAACTTGGCCAGAGCGTCGCCGTCAGCCACATTCTGATGCGTCATTAGCGCGGCATGCACTTGGACCCGTATTCGCGTTGAGCGCGAGACGGACTTTACGCCACGTGCGCCGCTTCGAGTAGCTGTGCTGGCGCACCCCCTGCTCTTCACCTTCGCCATAGACCTTCAGACCGGTGCTGTCGACATCCAGATGGATTGGTTCATTGTCGCGAAGGATCGGTAGTTCGACATCAAGCGTTTTTGCCCGGCGACAGAGCGTGGTGTAATTCAGCACCGGCAAGCTCGGGAAGGCTAGATCACGCAGACTTTGGGTGAAACCTCGCAGGGCGCGCAACGTCAGTCGATAGACGATCTTCACGCCAAGTAATGCCTGAATCAACGTATCGCCGTATAGACACGGGCTACCACGTGTGGGTATGGCATCGGGTATTCTGGCAAGGACGGCTTCATCTATCCATATTGTCACGTTCCCCCGGTTGATCAGGCCTTCATTATAGGCCGCCCAATTCCTGACACGGTAGCGTGCCTTCGGCTCACCTTTCTTGCGTATGTCCTTGCACATTTTCTTGGCAAAAATTAGGCAGTTACTCGGCGTTGTTGCATAAATCGAGTGGATTTATGCAACAACGCCGTTTACGTAGGTGATAACATGGGCGTGCCCAAACCGTTGCGCATAAACGTCGCCGACCCTCGCTAGATTGATGCAATAACGCCTCGGCATGGCGCGCGTCAGTCTCATCTGCAGCTGTTTCAACTATTGAACAGGAACGACCTTGGCTACGCTGATTTGCGGTTCGATTGCTTACGATAATATCATGACCTTCGAAGGTCGGTTCCGGGAGCACATCCTGCCCGATCAGGTTCACCTCATCAACCTGAGCTTCCTAGTGCCGACTATGCGCCGCGAGTTCGGTGGCTGCGCCGGCAACATCGGCTACGCCCTCCATGCGCTGGGCGGCGAGGCCCACGTGATGGGGACGCTCGGCGCAATCGACGCGCAGCTCTATCTCGACCGCTTCGACTCGCTCGGCCTGTCTCGCCAGTTTGTGCGCGAGGTGCCCGACACGTATTCGGCCCAGGCGATGATCACCACCGACCTGGACAACAACCAGATCGCCGCCTTCCACCCGGGTGCGATGATGCAGTCGCACTTGAACCACGCTGGCGAAGCGCAGGGTATCAAGCTCGCGATCGTCGGGCCGGACGGCTTCCAGGGTATGGTCCAGCACGTCGAGGAACTCGCCAAAGCGGGCGTGCCCTTCGTATTCGATCCAGGCCAGGGCCTGCCACTGTTTGACCGCAGCACGCTGCGGCGCAGCATTGAACTTGCGACCTATCTGGCTGTCAACGACTACGAAACCAAATTAGTGAGCGACAAGACAGGCTGGTCCGAAGAGGAAATCGCGAGCCGGGTTTATGCCATGATCATTACGTGCGGAGAACGTGGTGCCACGATTCGTCACCGCGACGGCACGGAGCAGATCCCGGTCGTGCAGGCGGAAAAGATCGTCGATCCGACTGGTTGCGGCGATGCCTTCCGTGGCGGTCTGCTGTATGGGATTGAGAAGGGTCTAGACTGGGCGACCACCGGTTGCCTCGCGAGCCTGATGGGGTCGATCAAGATCGCCCACTCGGGTCCGCAAACGTACACGCTGGGCCGCGCGGAAATCTTGTCCCGCTTCAAGACTGCGTTCGGCTACAGCATCGAATGAGATTCGTTGGAGAAAACCACATATGCTGACCAGGAAAATTCTCACGCTCGCCGTGATGATCACTACCTCGATATCGCTCGCAGGCTGCTTCACGCCGCCGGGTTCCGCCGATGTCTATAGCGCGAGCCAGGCGCAGCGTGAACAGACGGTGCGCCTCGGTACCATCGAGAGCGTGCGCGCAGTGCGCATCGAGAGCGATACCGGTGGCGGCTCGACGCTCGGCACGCTCGGTGGCGGTGCGCTCGGTGCCGTGGCCGGCAGTGCGGTCGGTGGTGGCAAAGGCTCGATCTTAACTTCGATCGTCAGCGGCCTCGCCGGCGCGGTCGCGGGCAATGCAATCGGCCAGAACATGAGTTCGGCGAATGGTGTGGAAATCACTGTGCGCCTCGATAACGGCGCTCTGCGCTCGATAACGCAGGCCGCCACGCCGGAAGTATTCCATGCAGGCGATCGCGTCCGTTTGTTGTCCAGCAACGGCGTGACTCGCGTCACGCACTGAACGAGGAGACCTCAGCGCGCAGCGCCAGTCTCGACGGCGTTGTTGCATAAATCAAGTGCGAGGACGCAATGGCATCCACGGGCATATTGATCACGAATTTCGGATCAAGAATTTCAGGCGATATGAACGGATTGCGGACGAGCGCGGTCCGCAATCCGTTCCGTTGCGTCCTCACACTCGATTTATGCAACAACGCCGTTCGACATCAAGCATTTTTGCCCGGCGACAGAGCGTGGTGTAATTCG from Burkholderia sp. encodes the following:
- a CDS encoding IS5 family transposase translates to MRKDIHKKGEPKARYRVRNWAAYNESLINRGNVTIWIDEAVLARIPDAIPTRGRPCLYGDTLIQTLLGVKTVYRRTLRALQGFTQSLRYLAFPSLPVPNYTTLCRRAKTLDVELPILRDNEPIYLVVDSTGLKVYGEGEWKVRQHGYSKRRTWRKVHLALNANTGPVHAALMTNQNVADADALAKLLDQIPREEQIDVIGGDGAYDTKPCHAAIAARSAIPSIPPREGAVHWPADMPGAAWRNGAVDAIACDGRREWKQHSGYHRRSLAENAMYRFKTLTRNCLWARHIDSQATEVSIRVGVINRMADLARPQSVRIA
- the guaB gene encoding IMP dehydrogenase, translated to MRLIPKALTFDDVLLIPALSDVLPCDTTLKTQLTRNIALNMPLVSAAMDTVTESRLAIAMAQQGGVGIVHKNLTPSEQAREVAKVKRFESGVVRDPITVPPSMKVRDVIMLSRQHGISGFPVVEGAQLVGIVTNRDLRFENRLDEPVKSIMTPRECLVTVKESTPLAEAKALMHSHRLERVLVVNDTFELRGLMTVKDITKQTEHPDACKDEHGKLRVGAAVGVGANNEERVELLVQAGVDVIVVDTAHGHSKGVLERVRWVKQNFPQIEIIGGNIATTAAAKALVEYGADAVKVGIGPGSICTTRIVAGVGVPQISAIANISEALRHSGVPCIADGGVRFSGDVSKALAAGANAVMMGSMLAGTEEAPGDAFLYQGRQYKSYRGMGSVGAMKDGAADRYFQDNSANIDKLVPEGIEGRVAYKGSVNAILFQLIGGVRASMGYCGCRTIAELHDKAEFVQITVAGMRESHVHDVQITKEAPNYHVD
- a CDS encoding IS5 family transposase — encoded protein: MRKDIHKTGEPKARYRVRNWAAYNEGLINRGNVTIWIDEAVLARIPDAIPTRGRPCLYGDTLIQALLGVKTVYRLTLRALRGFTQSLRDLAFPSLPVPNYTTLCRRAKTLDVELPILRDNEPIHLVVDSTGLKVYGEGAWKVPPAQLLEAAHVGRKVHLALNANTGQVHAALMTNQNVADGDALAKLLDQIPREEQIDVIGGDGAYDTKPCHAAIAARSAIPSIPPREGAAHWPADMPGAAWRNGAVDAIARDGRREWKQHSGYHRRSLAENAMYRFKTLTGHCLWARHIAAQATSVACAAASSTVWRTSLVRNPFVSPEIMPVDAIASSRSIYATTPPISPRGS
- a CDS encoding IS5 family transposase, coding for MKPSLPEYPTPYPPCGRPYLYGDTLIRILFNVKTVYRLTLRALRGFTQSLRDLAFPSLPVPNYTTLCRRAKTLDVELPILRDNEPIHLVVDSTGLKVYGEGAWKVPPAQLLEAAHVGRKVHLALNANTGQVHAALMTNQNVADGDALAKLLDQIPREEQIDVIGGDGAYDTKPCHAAIAARSAIPSIPPREGAAHWPADMPGAAWRNGAVDAIARDGRREWKQHSGYHRRSLAENAMYRFKTRTGNRLWARQRHQPHGGSRCPQSVRIA
- the plsY gene encoding glycerol-3-phosphate 1-O-acyltransferase PlsY: MQILIATVAAYLIGSVSFAVVVSALMGIADPRSYGSKNPGTTNVLRSGNKKAAILTLLGDAFKGWLAVWLVRHFWIGSETGVALASIDVFLGHLYPIFFRFQGGKGVATAAGVLLAILPALGIAILLSWLVIVFCFRYASFAALVAAVFAPIFDVWLCGTRGNPAAWAVLAMSLLLIWRHRANISKLLKGQESRIGDKKPTELTSSV
- a CDS encoding carbohydrate kinase family protein, giving the protein MATLICGSIAYDNIMTFEGRFREHILPDQVHLINLSFLVPTMRREFGGCAGNIGYALHALGGEAHVMGTLGAIDAQLYLDRFDSLGLSRQFVREVPDTYSAQAMITTDLDNNQIAAFHPGAMMQSHLNHAGEAQGIKLAIVGPDGFQGMVQHVEELAKAGVPFVFDPGQGLPLFDRSTLRRSIELATYLAVNDYETKLVSDKTGWSEEEIASRVYAMIITCGERGATIRHRDGTEQIPVVQAEKIVDPTGCGDAFRGGLLYGIEKGLDWATTGCLASLMGSIKIAHSGPQTYTLGRAEILSRFKTAFGYSIE